From one Streptomyces sp. Q6 genomic stretch:
- a CDS encoding bifunctional sugar phosphate isomerase/epimerase/4-hydroxyphenylpyruvate dioxygenase family protein: MRTSIATVSLSGSLTEKLTAAARAGFDGVEIFENDLLASPLTPEQIRDLCADLGLSIDLYQPMRDMEAVPDDVFARNLRRAEHKFRLMRRLGADTVLVCSSVSPLAVDDDALAARQLRRLAELADGSGIRVAYEALAWGRHVNTYDHAARIVEAADHPALGTCLDSFHILARGSDPKGIEDIPTEKIFFLQLADAPLLAMDVLQWSRHYRCFPGQGALDVAGLLRHVLNAGYTGPLSLEVFNDVFRQAEAGPAAVDALRSLITLQEAVGVGELPAPVVPTGIAFAELVTPDVEPAAALLHALGFTRTGRHRGKPVDLWEQGQARVLLNTGPAARRDGTVLAAVGLETPDPVRAARRAEALLAPVLPRRRATGDVLLDAVAAPDGTELFFCATGRPGLPDWKGDFAPTGEQAVDSDVRGVDHLALTQPWHQFDEAVLFHRGVLGLDVQESVDVADPYGLLRSRAVSTPDGAVRIALGVGPAPGDDHERAQHIALATDDVVAAARRFRAAGGQLLAVPGNYYDDLAARFTFGPGELEMYQELGILYDRDAHGAFRHCYTRTLGRVFFELVQRDDGYRGYGAQNAPVRLAAQHAPAG, translated from the coding sequence GTGCGCACCTCCATCGCCACCGTCTCGCTCAGCGGATCACTCACCGAGAAGCTCACCGCCGCCGCCCGCGCCGGCTTCGACGGCGTCGAGATCTTCGAGAACGACCTGCTCGCCAGCCCCCTCACCCCCGAGCAGATCCGCGACCTCTGCGCCGACCTCGGCCTGAGCATCGACCTCTACCAGCCGATGCGCGACATGGAGGCCGTCCCCGACGACGTCTTCGCCCGCAACCTGCGCCGCGCCGAGCACAAGTTCCGGCTCATGCGCCGGCTCGGCGCCGACACCGTCCTCGTCTGCTCCAGCGTCTCCCCGCTCGCCGTCGACGACGACGCCCTGGCCGCCCGCCAGCTGCGCCGACTCGCCGAACTCGCCGACGGGTCCGGGATCCGGGTCGCCTACGAGGCGCTCGCCTGGGGCCGCCACGTGAACACCTACGACCACGCCGCCCGGATCGTCGAGGCCGCCGACCACCCGGCGCTCGGCACCTGCCTCGACAGCTTCCACATCCTGGCGCGCGGCAGCGACCCCAAGGGCATCGAGGACATCCCCACCGAGAAGATCTTCTTCCTCCAGCTCGCCGACGCCCCGCTGCTCGCCATGGACGTCCTCCAGTGGTCCCGCCACTACCGCTGCTTCCCCGGGCAGGGCGCTCTGGACGTCGCCGGGCTGCTGCGGCACGTCCTGAACGCCGGATACACGGGGCCGCTGTCCCTGGAAGTGTTCAACGACGTGTTCCGGCAGGCCGAGGCCGGACCCGCGGCCGTCGACGCGCTGCGTTCCCTGATCACCCTCCAGGAGGCCGTCGGCGTCGGCGAGCTGCCCGCACCCGTCGTCCCCACCGGGATCGCCTTCGCCGAACTGGTCACCCCCGACGTCGAACCCGCCGCGGCCCTGCTGCACGCGCTCGGCTTCACCCGCACCGGACGCCACCGCGGCAAACCCGTCGACCTGTGGGAGCAGGGCCAGGCCCGCGTGCTGCTCAACACCGGGCCCGCCGCCCGCCGCGACGGGACCGTCCTCGCCGCCGTCGGCCTGGAGACCCCGGACCCGGTCCGCGCCGCGCGCCGCGCCGAGGCCCTGCTCGCCCCGGTGCTGCCGCGCCGCCGCGCCACCGGAGACGTCCTGCTCGACGCCGTCGCCGCTCCCGACGGCACCGAACTCTTCTTCTGCGCCACCGGAAGGCCCGGACTCCCCGACTGGAAGGGCGACTTCGCGCCCACCGGCGAACAGGCCGTCGACAGCGACGTCCGGGGCGTCGACCATCTCGCCCTCACCCAGCCCTGGCACCAGTTCGACGAGGCCGTCCTCTTCCACCGCGGCGTCCTCGGCCTCGACGTCCAGGAGAGCGTCGACGTCGCCGACCCGTACGGACTCCTGCGCAGCCGGGCGGTCTCCACCCCCGACGGCGCCGTCCGCATCGCCCTCGGGGTCGGGCCCGCCCCCGGCGACGACCACGAGCGGGCCCAGCACATCGCCCTCGCCACCGACGACGTCGTCGCGGCCGCACGCCGCTTCCGCGCCGCCGGCGGACAGCTCCTCGCCGTGCCGGGCAACTACTACGACGACCTCGCCGCCCGCTTCACGTTCGGCCCCGGCGAACTGGAGATGTACCAGGAGCTCGGCATCCTCTACGACCGTGACGCCCACGGCGCCTTCCGGCACTGCTACACCCGCACCCTCGGCCGCGTCTTCTTCGAACTGGTCCAGCGCGACGACGGCTACCGGGGATACGGCGCCCAGAACGCCCCCGTACGCCTCGCGGCGCAGCACGCACCGGCGGGGTGA
- a CDS encoding STAS domain-containing protein, protein MLQGDLDFATAEQTLRAARELAAAVGWFVLDLTRVGRIEPVAADLVRALGEDLRGRGVRMVLADPDERQAMSRTSDEFPDLGRALESCEDALLVGLGLDPEAPVPLADCDLFGRADARLRAALAEAFDTRHLAAGRPSRPRAHRGPRCWNGSCSGTSSPAASPSAPTRRAPSWCAAPGPRAPARPSPRPTSRRASPARSSPSGTRCAAP, encoded by the coding sequence GTGCTCCAGGGCGACCTCGACTTCGCCACCGCCGAACAGACCCTGCGCGCCGCCCGCGAACTGGCCGCCGCCGTCGGCTGGTTCGTGCTCGACCTGACCCGGGTCGGCCGCATCGAACCCGTCGCGGCCGACCTGGTGCGCGCCCTCGGCGAGGATCTGCGCGGGCGCGGGGTGCGGATGGTGCTCGCCGATCCGGACGAGCGGCAGGCGATGAGCCGCACCAGCGACGAGTTCCCCGACCTCGGCAGAGCCCTGGAGAGCTGCGAGGACGCGCTCCTCGTCGGCCTCGGGCTCGATCCCGAGGCGCCCGTGCCGCTCGCCGACTGCGATCTGTTCGGCCGCGCCGACGCCCGGCTGCGCGCCGCCCTCGCCGAGGCCTTCGACACCCGGCACCTTGCCGCGGGGAGGCCGTCGAGACCCCGCGCACACCGCGGCCCGAGGTGCTGGAACGGATCGTGCTCTGGTACGTCGAGTCCGGCCGCCTCGCCGTCCGCGCCGACGCGCCGGGCGCCGTCGTGGTGCGCCGCACCTGGTCCGCGGGCCCCGGCGCGGCCCTCACCCCGGCCGACTTCCCGCCGCGCTTCGCCCGCCAGGTCGTCGCCGAGCGGGACACGGTGTGCCGCACCCTGA
- the glsA gene encoding glutaminase A, whose amino-acid sequence MRDDQRNPRHDEGPACERGPVPAGDPLTGLLDRVRADLRDLDDGEPASYIPELGRADPTLFGLSLCTLDGQVYGSGDTAVPFTAQSVSKPFVFALALADQGVEDVLARVGAEPSGEAFNSIRLEPGTGRPPNPMVNAGAIVTSSLVAGTTPDERFARILDGLGAFAGRPLAVDEAVYASERATGDRNRALAYLMHNAGSLTGDVEEQLAVYFRQCSVLVTCDDLAVMHATLAGGGVNPVTGERVVAPRHAQHVLAVMATCGMYDASGQWMLRVGMPAKSGVSGAIGVALPGQFGIGVFSPPLEEKGNSVRGIAACHLLSDQFGLHLMRATAPERRPLPPRSLHPSPLRSCATARAPSAPRSTRTRTASASTCSRATSTSPPPNRPCAPPANWPPPSAGSCST is encoded by the coding sequence GTGCGAGACGATCAGCGGAACCCGAGACATGACGAGGGCCCGGCGTGCGAGCGCGGTCCGGTACCGGCCGGTGACCCGCTGACCGGGCTCCTCGACCGGGTGCGCGCGGACCTGCGCGACCTCGACGACGGCGAGCCTGCCTCCTACATCCCGGAGCTGGGCCGCGCCGACCCGACCCTGTTCGGCCTGAGTCTGTGCACGCTCGACGGCCAGGTCTACGGCAGCGGGGACACGGCGGTGCCCTTCACCGCGCAGTCCGTGTCGAAGCCGTTCGTGTTCGCGCTCGCCCTCGCCGACCAGGGCGTCGAGGACGTCCTGGCCCGGGTCGGCGCCGAGCCGAGCGGCGAGGCGTTCAACTCGATCCGGCTCGAACCCGGCACCGGACGCCCGCCCAACCCGATGGTCAACGCCGGTGCCATCGTGACCAGTTCACTGGTCGCGGGAACCACCCCCGACGAACGGTTCGCCCGCATCCTCGACGGGCTCGGCGCCTTCGCGGGCCGGCCCCTCGCCGTCGACGAGGCCGTCTACGCCTCCGAACGCGCCACCGGCGACCGCAACCGCGCCCTCGCCTACCTCATGCACAACGCGGGCTCCCTCACCGGCGACGTCGAGGAACAGCTCGCCGTCTACTTCCGCCAGTGCTCCGTCCTCGTGACCTGCGACGACCTCGCTGTCATGCACGCCACGCTGGCCGGCGGCGGCGTCAACCCGGTCACCGGCGAACGGGTCGTGGCCCCGCGCCACGCCCAGCACGTCCTCGCCGTCATGGCGACCTGCGGGATGTACGACGCCTCGGGCCAGTGGATGCTGCGCGTCGGCATGCCCGCCAAGAGCGGCGTGTCCGGCGCGATCGGTGTCGCGCTGCCCGGCCAGTTCGGGATCGGCGTGTTCAGCCCGCCGCTGGAGGAGAAGGGCAACAGCGTGCGCGGCATCGCCGCCTGCCATCTCCTGTCCGACCAGTTCGGGCTGCACCTGATGCGGGCCACCGCCCCCGAGCGCCGCCCGCTGCCGCCGCGCTCCCTGCACCCGTCGCCACTGCGCTCCTGCGCCACCGCCCGCGCGCCCAGCGCGCCGCGCTCGACGCGCACCCGGACCGCATCCGCGTCCACGTGCTCCAGGGCGACCTCGACTTCGCCACCGCCGAACAGACCCTGCGCGCCGCCCGCGAACTGGCCGCCGCCGTCGGCTGGTTCGTGCTCGACCTGA
- a CDS encoding TetR/AcrR family transcriptional regulator has protein sequence MTTVEEPARREGRIRDAARTKAEILKVATEEFARAGYTGARVDEIAARTRTTKRMIYYYFGGKEQLFTAVLERSYAVIRHAEGDLDVEHLDPVSAIRRLAELTFDHHEAHPDFIRLVSIENIHDAEHIAASETLSSLNSPAIDVIRRILEAGRADGTFTAEVDAVDLHAMISSFCFFRVSNRHTFGALFGRDLTARDRREHYRTMLGDMVIAYLTTTRPAGSRAAGGGIPFGTTS, from the coding sequence ATGACCACTGTCGAAGAGCCGGCGCGACGCGAGGGCCGCATCCGCGACGCCGCCCGCACCAAAGCCGAGATCCTCAAGGTCGCCACGGAGGAGTTCGCCCGCGCCGGGTACACGGGGGCCCGCGTCGACGAGATCGCCGCCCGCACCCGCACCACGAAGCGGATGATCTACTACTACTTCGGCGGCAAGGAGCAGCTGTTCACCGCCGTCCTGGAGCGCTCGTACGCGGTGATCCGGCACGCGGAGGGCGACCTCGACGTCGAGCACCTCGACCCGGTGTCCGCGATCCGCCGCCTCGCGGAGCTGACCTTCGACCACCACGAGGCCCACCCGGACTTCATCCGGCTCGTGAGCATCGAGAACATCCACGACGCGGAGCACATCGCCGCGTCGGAGACCCTCAGCTCCCTCAACTCGCCCGCGATCGACGTGATCCGGCGGATCCTGGAGGCGGGCCGCGCCGACGGCACGTTCACCGCCGAGGTGGACGCCGTGGACCTGCACGCGATGATCAGCTCGTTCTGCTTCTTCCGGGTCTCCAACCGGCACACCTTCGGCGCCCTGTTCGGCCGCGACCTGACGGCGCGGGACCGGCGCGAGCACTACCGCACCATGCTCGGCGACATGGTCATCGCCTATCTGACGACGACCCGACCGGCCGGTTCGCGCGCGGCCGGGGGCGGCATCCCCTTCGGTACGACCTCTTGA
- a CDS encoding GntR family transcriptional regulator, which translates to MTVAGPAGTGRGSLRDRAYDTLRRRILEAQLQPGQRLVERDLAAELEVSRIPLREALRRLEAEGLVLLVPHRGALVAPFTPADVRDLFDVRESLESLAARLAAERSDADGLARLADRLEAARAATRAEDRAAIAAANAGFHTDIVELAANPLLTSMMRPLEARTHWLFRLTAQRDPARQCAEHEELYAAISAGDADRAAAVAHAHVTDGRAESLALAARWSHPEIDPQEVAARRRRRGS; encoded by the coding sequence GTGACAGTGGCAGGCCCGGCGGGCACGGGGCGCGGTTCGCTGCGCGACCGTGCGTACGACACGCTGCGGCGGCGCATCCTGGAGGCCCAACTCCAGCCGGGGCAGCGGCTGGTGGAGCGGGACCTCGCGGCCGAGCTGGAGGTCTCCCGCATTCCGCTGCGCGAGGCGCTGCGCCGGCTGGAGGCGGAGGGCCTGGTGCTGCTCGTGCCGCACCGGGGCGCGCTGGTCGCGCCGTTCACCCCGGCCGACGTCCGCGACCTCTTCGACGTCAGGGAGTCCCTGGAGTCCCTGGCGGCGCGGCTCGCGGCGGAGCGGTCGGACGCGGACGGGCTCGCCCGTCTCGCGGACCGTCTGGAGGCCGCGCGCGCGGCGACCCGCGCGGAGGACCGCGCCGCGATCGCCGCCGCCAACGCGGGCTTCCACACGGACATCGTGGAGCTGGCCGCGAACCCGCTCCTGACGAGCATGATGCGGCCCCTCGAAGCGCGGACGCACTGGCTGTTCCGGCTCACCGCCCAGCGCGACCCGGCCCGGCAGTGCGCCGAGCACGAGGAGCTGTACGCGGCGATCTCGGCCGGTGACGCGGACCGTGCCGCCGCCGTGGCGCACGCGCATGTCACCGACGGGCGCGCCGAGTCCCTGGCCCTGGCCGCCCGCTGGTCGCATCCGGAGATCGATCCGCAGGAGGTCGCGGCCCGCAGGCGGCGCCGCGGTTCGTAG
- a CDS encoding BMP family ABC transporter substrate-binding protein: MAHIPARRTGAALAGGALVLLAGSLTGCGGESAANSGDSGSGSGELTVGVLFPGSLSDDGFMESAYRGYQRAAKEHRGKVAFSKVEQVQAADYEQALVRFATTSDLVISLGGQTDADVRKVAARFPKVKFAEVGGPADGKPTANLALYDPQQAQAAYLSGAAAALLSKKNTVGFIGGAELPAIVNAAKEFERGARQAKPGVKVLAPSYVGDFNDAAKSKQSALADFGAGADVLGQILNLGHKGLAQAATGRGSLLIGGPIAHPCGSEKAYAGYVETDIGAELEYATDQLVQGKWKAEAVHFGLTFEDPQNNLVLCDGAAPAVVEKLDDIKARLASGKITTR; this comes from the coding sequence GTGGCACACATTCCTGCACGGCGTACGGGCGCGGCGCTCGCCGGTGGCGCACTGGTCCTGCTCGCCGGATCGCTCACCGGCTGCGGCGGCGAGTCGGCGGCGAACAGCGGCGACTCGGGCTCCGGCTCCGGCGAGCTCACGGTCGGCGTCCTGTTCCCCGGTTCGCTCTCCGACGACGGCTTCATGGAGTCGGCGTACCGCGGCTACCAGCGGGCCGCGAAGGAACACCGGGGAAAGGTCGCCTTCAGCAAGGTCGAACAGGTCCAGGCCGCCGACTACGAACAGGCCCTGGTCCGCTTCGCCACCACGTCCGACCTGGTCATCTCGCTCGGCGGGCAGACCGACGCGGACGTGCGCAAGGTTGCCGCCCGCTTCCCGAAGGTCAAGTTCGCCGAGGTCGGCGGCCCCGCCGACGGCAAGCCCACCGCCAACCTCGCCCTCTACGACCCGCAACAGGCCCAGGCCGCCTACCTGTCGGGCGCCGCCGCCGCGCTGCTGTCCAAGAAGAACACCGTCGGCTTCATCGGCGGCGCGGAACTCCCCGCCATCGTGAACGCCGCCAAGGAGTTCGAGCGCGGCGCGCGGCAGGCGAAGCCCGGCGTGAAGGTCCTCGCCCCGAGCTACGTCGGCGACTTCAACGACGCGGCGAAGTCCAAGCAGTCCGCGCTCGCCGACTTCGGCGCGGGCGCCGACGTCCTCGGCCAGATCCTCAACCTCGGCCACAAGGGTCTCGCCCAGGCCGCGACCGGCCGCGGCAGCCTGCTCATCGGCGGACCCATCGCCCACCCCTGCGGCAGCGAGAAGGCGTACGCCGGATACGTGGAGACCGACATCGGCGCCGAACTCGAATACGCCACCGACCAGCTGGTGCAGGGGAAGTGGAAGGCCGAGGCCGTCCACTTCGGCCTCACCTTCGAGGATCCGCAGAACAACCTCGTGCTCTGCGACGGCGCCGCCCCGGCCGTCGTCGAGAAGCTCGACGACATCAAGGCCCGGCTGGCGTCCGGGAAGATCACCACCCGATGA